Genomic segment of Bacteroides intestinalis DSM 17393:
ATCACTAAGATTCTTTTTGAGAAAGGCTACATCCTTAATTATAAGTTTGTAGAAGATGGTCCTCAAGGTACAATTAAGGTAGCCTTGAAGTATGATCCGGTTAACAAAGTAAACGCAATTAAGAAACTGGAAAGAATTTCTTCTCCGGGTTTGCGTCAGTATACCGGTTATAAGGACATGCCGCGAGTTATTAATGGTTTGGGTATTGCTATAATATCTACTTCCAAAGGTGTAATGACCAACAAA
This window contains:
- the rpsH gene encoding 30S ribosomal protein S8, which gives rise to MTDPIADYLTRLRNAIQAKHRVVEVPASNLKKEITKILFEKGYILNYKFVEDGPQGTIKVALKYDPVNKVNAIKKLERISSPGLRQYTGYKDMPRVINGLGIAIISTSKGVMTNKEAAELKIGGEVLCYVY